One genomic window of Arachis hypogaea cultivar Tifrunner chromosome 8, arahy.Tifrunner.gnm2.J5K5, whole genome shotgun sequence includes the following:
- the LOC112707523 gene encoding 3-ketoacyl-CoA synthase 5: MEPIPEQSHASLLSKLLLSKLSHIMWSCTLFFVASSELFLILQKLEPKLHFLPLCFLLICFLLKWLLSRPSPVYIVDFSCLKPPNYCRVPFAAFIENASQFKLFEPKSLTFMAKALQASGQSENTYLPSPLHFIPPKTDQNEAIREVHKLLFPIIDDLFAKTNVSPIDIDILIVNCSCFCPSPSLSSIVINKYSMRSDIKSFHISGSGCSASALGIDMAQRLLRVHKNSTAMVLSTEILSTGWYTGNEIPKLILNCIFRMGSAAILLSNKNELKKNAKYRVLRTLRTQSAFLDDGYLSAILEEDSVGKRGFSVRKNVLHVAREALRSNITALGYQVLPLSETLRYVMSLFKLRILKKDSKGKGIYVPNFMSVIQHICLPCTGMSVIRETGKALRLSERDIEPALATMHRFGNQSSSSLWYELAYLEAKQRVKKGDTVWLLGMGSGPKCTSVLLKSVTPLSGEPNNAPWADCIQHYPLLIH; the protein is encoded by the coding sequence ATGGAACCTATTCCCGAGCAAAGCCATGCTTCTCTCTTATCAAAGCTTCTCCTCTCAAAACTCTCACACATCATGTGGTCTTGTACCCTCTTTTTTGTTGCATCTTCTGAACTGTTTCTAATCCTCCAAAAACTGGAACCCAAGCTCCATTTTCTGCCTCTATGTTTTCTACTTATCTGTTTCCTATTGAAGTGGCTTCTCTCAAGGCCTTCTCCCGTTTACATTGTTGACTTCTCGTGCCTTAAACCTCCTAACTATTGCAGAGTGCCATTTGCGGCATTCATTGAGAACGCTTCACAGTTTAAACTCTTTGAACCAAAAAGCTTAACTTTCATGGCCAAAGCCCTCCAAGCTTCTGGACAAAGCGAAAATACTTACCTTCCCTCTCCATTACACTTCATCCCTCCAAAAACAGACCAGAACGAAGCCATTAGAGAGGttcacaagcttctcttccccATCATTGACGACCTCTTCGCAAAAACCAATGTTTCACCAATTGACATAGACATACTCATAGTTAACTGCAGCTGCTTTTGTCCCTCTCCTTCTCTGTCCTCCATTGTCATCAACAAGTACTCCATGAGAAGCGACATCAAGAGCTTCCACATCTCTGGTTCGGGTTGCAGTGCAAGTGCACTCGGCATAGACATGGCTCAGAGACTTCTGAGAGTACACAAGAACTCAACCGCCATGGTTCTAAGCACAGAGATTCTGTCAACAGGTTGGTACACCGGCAACGAGATACCCAAGTTGATCCTCAACTGCATCTTCCGGATGGGAAGCGCAGCCATTCTTCTCTCCAACAagaatgaattaaagaaaaatgcAAAATACAGGGTTCTTAGGACACTAAGAACCCAAAGCGCCTTCCTAGACGACGGTTATCTTTCTGCTATATTGGAAGAAGATTCCGTCGGAAAACGCGGATTTAGCGTAAGGAAGAACGTGCTTCACGTGGCTCGAGAAGCCCTTCGTTCAAACATAACCGCTCTTGGTTATCAAGTGTTGCCTCTCTCGGAAACGCTTCGGTATGTTATGTCCCTCTTTAAATTGAGGATCTTGAAGAAGGATTCCAAAGGCAAAGGGATTTACGTTCCGAATTTCATGAGCGTGATACAACATATTTGCTTGCCTTGTACGGGCATGAGCGTTATAAGGGAAACGGGAAAAGCGCTGAGGCTTTCTGAAAGAGATATTGAACCTGCATTGGCCACAATGCACAGGTTCGGGAACCAGTCTTCTTCGTCATTGTGGTATGAACTTGCGTACCTGGAAGCCAAGCAAAGGGTTAAAAAAGGTGACACTGTTTGGTTGCTTGGTATGGGGAGTGGTCCCAAGTGCACTAGTGTGCTTCTCAAGTCTGTTACGCCTCTATCTGGTGAACCCAACAATGCTCCATGGGCAGATTGTATTCAACACTACCCTTTgttaattcattaa